The Streptomyces collinus DNA segment CTCGGAAGGAAAGTCCTGACATGGCCCACGCGCTCGACCGCATCCGGGTCGGCTCCGCCCCCGACTCCTGGGGCGTCTGGTTCCCCGACGACCCCCAGCAGGTGCCCTGGGAACGCTTCCTCGACGAGGTCGCCGAGGCCGGCTACTCCTGGATCGAACTCGGCCCCTACGGCTACCTGCCCACCGACCCGGCCCGGCTCACCGACGAGGTGGCCAAGCGGAACCTGAAGGTCTCCGCCGGCACCATCTTCTGCGGACTGCACCGCGGCCCCTCCGAGTGGGACTCCACCTGGGAGCAGGTCAGCAACGTGGCCGCCCTCACCCAGGCTATGGACGCCAAGCACCTGGTGGTCATCCCGTCGTTCTGGCGGGACGACAAGACCGCCGAGATCCTGGAGGCGCCGGAGCTCACCACCGAGCAGTGGCGCAACCTCACCACCGGCATGGAGCGCCTGGGCCGAGAGGTGAAGGACCGGTACGGCCTGGACATCGTCGTCCACCCGCACGCCGACACCCACATCGACACCGAGGAGCACGTCGAGCGGTTCCTCGACTCGACCGACTCCGACGCCGTCAACCTCTGCCTGGACACCGGGCACTACGCCTACTGCGGCGGCGACAGCGTCAAGCTGATCGAGACGTACGGCGAGCGCATCGGCTACCTGCACCTCAAGCAGGTCGACCCGGAGATCCTCGCGGACGTCGTCAAGAACGAGGTCCCGTTCGGCCCGGCCGTCGCACGCGGCGTGATGTGCGAACCGCCCGCCGGCGTCCCGGAGCTGGGCCCCGTCCTGACGGCCGCGCAGAAGCTGGGCGTGGACCTCTTCGCCATCGTCGAGCAGGACATGTACCCCTGCGAGCCGGACAAGCCGCTGCCGATCGCGGTGCGCACCCGCAAGTTCCTGAGGTCCTGCGGCGCCTGACGACCCGAAAGGACGGCCATGACGGAGCGCGCCCCACTCGGAGTGGCGGTCATCGGTACCGGAAGGATGGGCGCCGACCACGTGCGCCGCGTCCACGAAGTCACCAGCGGAGCACGGGTGGCGGCCGTCGTGGACATCGACGCGGAGCGCGCGAAGGCCGTCGCCGCCCGGGTCGACGGCTGCACCGCCCACACGGACCCGGCGGCCGCGATGGCGGCGGCCGACGTCGACGCCGTCCTGATCGCCTCACCCGGCCCGGCCCACGAAGCCACCCTCCTCGCCGCCTTCGAGCACGATCTGCCCGTCCTGTGCGAGAAGCCGCTCACCCCCGACGCGGCCTCCGCGCTGCGCGTCCTCGAAGCCGAACAACGACTCGGCCACCGCCGGGTCCAGGTCGGCTTCATGCGCCGCTACGACCCCGAGTACGCGAAGCTGAAGGCCCTGCTGACGACGGGTCAGCTAGGCCGTCCGCTCATGCTGCACAACCGGCACCGCAACGTCGCCAGCCCGCCCTTCTTCACCAGCTCCATGCTCATCAGCGACTCCGTCGCCCACGAGGCCGACGCGACCCGCTGGCTGCTGGGCCACGAGATCACCGCCGTCACGGTGCTGCGCCCCACCCCCTCGGTCAGCGCCCCGGACGCCTTGCAGGACCCCCAGTTCGTCGTCTTCGAGACCGACGGCGGTGCCCTCAGCGACGTCGAGATCTTCGTCAACTGCGGCTTCGGCTACCAGGTCCAGGCCGAGGTGGTCTGCGAACGCGGCACCGCCCGCATCGGCGACGGCCACGCCCTGGTCACCAACATGGCCGGCCGCTGGGGCGGCACCATCGCCCAGGACTGGACCG contains these protein-coding regions:
- a CDS encoding sugar phosphate isomerase/epimerase family protein, with the translated sequence MAHALDRIRVGSAPDSWGVWFPDDPQQVPWERFLDEVAEAGYSWIELGPYGYLPTDPARLTDEVAKRNLKVSAGTIFCGLHRGPSEWDSTWEQVSNVAALTQAMDAKHLVVIPSFWRDDKTAEILEAPELTTEQWRNLTTGMERLGREVKDRYGLDIVVHPHADTHIDTEEHVERFLDSTDSDAVNLCLDTGHYAYCGGDSVKLIETYGERIGYLHLKQVDPEILADVVKNEVPFGPAVARGVMCEPPAGVPELGPVLTAAQKLGVDLFAIVEQDMYPCEPDKPLPIAVRTRKFLRSCGA
- a CDS encoding Gfo/Idh/MocA family protein — encoded protein: MTERAPLGVAVIGTGRMGADHVRRVHEVTSGARVAAVVDIDAERAKAVAARVDGCTAHTDPAAAMAAADVDAVLIASPGPAHEATLLAAFEHDLPVLCEKPLTPDAASALRVLEAEQRLGHRRVQVGFMRRYDPEYAKLKALLTTGQLGRPLMLHNRHRNVASPPFFTSSMLISDSVAHEADATRWLLGHEITAVTVLRPTPSVSAPDALQDPQFVVFETDGGALSDVEIFVNCGFGYQVQAEVVCERGTARIGDGHALVTNMAGRWGGTIAQDWTERFEAAYDQEIQAWVDATRRGEVTGPSTWDGYAAAVVCEAGVRALENGGRVEVGLVERPALYA